Proteins encoded within one genomic window of Patescibacteria group bacterium:
- a CDS encoding ribonuclease HI family protein: MKLIIYTDGGARGNPGPAAIGVVICHENKKIIKKYSKYIGEATNNQAEYRAVIDALKEAKKVGAQEIDFYLDSELLVGQLSRRFKIKNTELGQVFVKIWNLSQAFKKINFFYIPREKNKEADRLVNLALKKINL, translated from the coding sequence ATGAAATTAATAATCTATACTGACGGAGGGGCAAGGGGCAATCCTGGTCCAGCTGCTATTGGTGTCGTGATTTGTCACGAAAATAAAAAAATAATCAAAAAATATTCTAAATATATTGGTGAAGCAACAAACAATCAAGCAGAATATCGAGCCGTCATTGATGCCTTAAAGGAAGCAAAAAAGGTTGGTGCTCAAGAAATTGATTTTTATTTAGACAGCGAACTTTTGGTTGGTCAGTTGAGTCGTCGATTTAAAATTAAAAACACCGAGCTTGGACAGGTCTTTGTTAAAATTTGGAATTTGAGCCAAGCTTTTAAAAAAATAAATTTTTTCTATATTCCGAGAGAAAAGAATAAAGAAGCTGATCGATTGGTTAATTTAGCACTAAAAAAAATTAATCTATAA
- the metK gene encoding methionine adenosyltransferase, with translation MNNQNKRNYLLTSESVTEGHPDKICDQIADTMLDEILKQDKYARVACEVFTAKGYVVIGGEITTKAWVDQNNLVREVLRDIGYVKPEYGFDYRTVAVFNTITEQSPDIARGVRKTASKKQGAGDQGMMIGYACRETPELMPLPILLAHRLTKRLAEVRKKKILKFLRPDGKSQVSIEYEDGQPKRLTNVVIAAQHEPNVKMSILKSAIIKEVIQPVCREYLTKKTRFYINNTGRFVIGGPVSDSGMSGRKTEVDAYGSACAHGGGAFSGKDPTKVDRTAAYMARYICKNIVAAGLAERCELQMAFVIAGTYPLAISLNTYGTARVEEKKIIEAIKKVFDLSPAGMIKQLNLLRPIFRPTACYGHFGRQEKNFTWEKTDKVKELLKEI, from the coding sequence ATGAATAATCAAAACAAAAGGAATTATCTTTTAACCTCTGAATCAGTTACTGAAGGCCATCCTGATAAAATCTGTGACCAAATCGCTGACACTATGCTTGACGAAATTCTCAAGCAGGATAAATACGCACGTGTTGCCTGTGAAGTCTTTACCGCTAAAGGTTATGTCGTTATTGGTGGAGAAATTACTACTAAGGCGTGGGTTGATCAGAATAATTTAGTTAGAGAGGTTTTGAGAGATATTGGCTATGTAAAGCCTGAATACGGCTTTGACTACCGAACGGTGGCTGTTTTCAATACAATTACCGAGCAGTCGCCTGATATTGCGCGGGGTGTAAGAAAAACAGCCAGTAAAAAACAAGGAGCCGGTGATCAAGGAATGATGATTGGTTATGCTTGTCGGGAGACACCCGAGTTAATGCCTCTACCGATTTTATTAGCCCATCGTCTTACGAAAAGATTGGCCGAGGTTCGTAAAAAGAAAATTTTGAAGTTTTTAAGACCGGATGGTAAAAGCCAAGTCAGTATTGAGTATGAAGATGGTCAACCAAAGAGATTGACTAATGTTGTTATTGCCGCTCAACATGAGCCGAATGTGAAAATGAGTATATTAAAATCAGCCATTATTAAAGAAGTAATTCAACCAGTCTGCCGTGAATATTTGACCAAAAAAACTCGTTTTTATATTAATAATACCGGTCGTTTTGTCATTGGTGGGCCAGTTTCTGATTCTGGAATGAGTGGTCGAAAAACAGAAGTTGATGCTTATGGCTCAGCCTGTGCCCATGGTGGTGGAGCTTTTTCCGGCAAAGATCCAACCAAGGTTGATCGGACAGCGGCTTATATGGCTCGTTATATTTGTAAAAATATCGTTGCTGCTGGTTTAGCGGAAAGATGTGAATTACAAATGGCTTTTGTTATTGCCGGCACTTATCCCTTGGCTATTTCTTTAAACACTTATGGAACAGCACGGGTTGAAGAGAAAAAAATTATTGAGGCGATTAAAAAGGTTTTTGATTTATCGCCGGCTGGGATGATAAAACAATTAAATTTACTTCGACCAATCTTTCGCCCAACAGCTTGTTATGGCCATTTTGGTCGTCAAGAAAAAAATTTCACCTGGGAAAAGACAGATAAAGTAAAAGAGTTATTAAAGGAAATATGA
- the thpR gene encoding RNA 2',3'-cyclic phosphodiesterase, giving the protein MKIRSFIAINLPENLKKEIGFLLERLKKENKRIPVKWVSNEGLHITLHFLGSQEENTLQMVGEKIEKKIKELHLNQKAPKLIATEINAFPNLSWPRVLFIGYREDGEKHLIKKLQKGLSKELEKLGIEIDKREWTPHLTLARLKTPAKLKMINDKLQDFNFEVRSIDLMKSELTPLGAKYTILKKFPF; this is encoded by the coding sequence ATGAAGATTCGTTCTTTTATTGCTATCAATCTACCCGAGAATTTAAAAAAAGAAATAGGTTTCTTGCTAGAAAGATTAAAAAAAGAAAATAAAAGAATACCAGTAAAATGGGTCTCTAATGAAGGGCTACACATCACCCTTCATTTTTTAGGTTCACAGGAAGAGAATACTCTCCAGATGGTTGGCGAAAAAATCGAGAAAAAAATTAAGGAGCTACACCTAAACCAAAAAGCTCCAAAATTGATTGCCACTGAAATCAATGCCTTTCCTAATTTATCTTGGCCACGTGTTTTATTTATTGGTTATCGAGAAGACGGTGAAAAACATTTGATTAAAAAATTACAAAAAGGACTAAGTAAAGAATTAGAAAAATTAGGTATTGAAATTGACAAAAGAGAATGGACGCCACACCTGACATTGGCACGCCTCAAAACACCGGCCAAATTAAAAATGATTAATGACAAGTTACAAGATTTTAATTTTGAAGTAAGGTCAATTGATTTAATGAAAAGCGAACTCACGCCCCTTGGCGCCAAATATACCATTCTCAAAAAATTCCCTTTTTAA
- the gatB gene encoding Asp-tRNA(Asn)/Glu-tRNA(Gln) amidotransferase subunit GatB, with amino-acid sequence MEKKVNIGLEIHLQLATQSKMFCSCENPKFDTPANTSVCPICLGLPGTLPTLNEKAVEMALILGLALNGEVQKRSYFERKNYFYPDLPKGYQISQKSAPLIKNAFLEINNRKIRIREIHLEEDTAKIYHFSDKILLDFNRAGLPLLELVTEPDLFSAQEAKEFCQELQTIIRYLKISEANMEKGEMRCEVNISVSQKSKVKTQKLGTKVEIKNLNSFRAIERSIEYEIKRQEEILEKGGEIQHETRGWDETKQKTVQQRLKEEVEDYRYFPEPDLPLLELTDYQINEIKKSLPELPLVKRKRFIEEYKFSPPYAKILTQEQDFSFFVERVMDLLYEKLKEEIEELEIYKEKIAKKVGDWLINRLFSLDKREQLILKIKNEELTPENFSSFIFLIVKNKIPSKIAQDILREIYQTGKSPEEVLSQEKIKTEEPSEEELKETINLVLENYPEAVSDYKKGKKAAIKYLIGQVMAATRGRADPKILEKLLKKFLKS; translated from the coding sequence ATGGAAAAAAAGGTAAACATCGGATTAGAAATTCATCTTCAATTAGCGACACAGTCGAAAATGTTTTGCTCCTGTGAAAATCCTAAATTTGATACTCCAGCAAACACCAGTGTCTGTCCAATTTGTTTAGGCCTTCCCGGTACCTTGCCTACTTTAAATGAGAAAGCCGTTGAGATGGCTTTAATCTTGGGTTTAGCTTTAAATGGAGAAGTTCAAAAAAGAAGCTATTTTGAAAGAAAAAACTATTTCTATCCTGACCTGCCTAAGGGCTATCAGATCTCTCAAAAATCTGCTCCACTCATTAAAAATGCTTTTTTAGAAATTAACAATCGAAAAATTAGAATTAGAGAGATCCATTTGGAAGAAGATACGGCTAAAATTTATCATTTTTCAGATAAAATTCTTCTTGATTTTAATCGGGCCGGTTTACCTCTTTTAGAACTAGTCACCGAGCCGGACCTCTTTTCAGCTCAAGAAGCAAAGGAATTTTGTCAAGAACTTCAAACGATTATTAGATATCTTAAAATTTCTGAAGCAAATATGGAAAAGGGAGAGATGCGTTGTGAGGTTAACATTTCAGTAAGTCAAAAGTCAAAGGTCAAAACTCAAAAGTTAGGAACAAAAGTAGAAATAAAAAACTTAAATTCTTTCCGAGCTATAGAGAGATCCATTGAATATGAAATCAAAAGACAGGAGGAAATTTTAGAAAAAGGCGGAGAAATTCAACATGAAACTCGGGGTTGGGATGAAACAAAACAAAAAACCGTTCAACAACGATTAAAGGAAGAAGTTGAAGACTATCGATATTTTCCTGAACCAGATCTACCGCTTTTAGAATTAACTGATTATCAAATAAACGAAATAAAAAAATCATTGCCAGAACTTCCATTAGTCAAAAGAAAAAGATTTATTGAAGAATATAAATTTTCTCCTCCTTATGCTAAAATTCTTACTCAAGAGCAAGATTTTTCTTTTTTTGTGGAAAGGGTAATGGATCTACTTTATGAGAAATTAAAGGAAGAGATAGAAGAATTAGAAATTTATAAAGAAAAAATAGCCAAAAAGGTTGGCGATTGGCTCATTAATAGACTTTTTAGTCTAGACAAAAGAGAACAGTTAATTTTGAAGATAAAGAATGAAGAATTGACGCCAGAAAATTTTTCCTCCTTTATTTTTCTGATAGTCAAAAATAAAATTCCCTCAAAAATTGCTCAAGATATACTAAGAGAAATCTATCAAACCGGCAAATCACCGGAGGAAGTTCTTTCTCAAGAAAAAATAAAAACAGAAGAACCCTCAGAAGAAGAGTTAAAAGAAACAATTAACCTTGTTTTAGAAAACTATCCAGAGGCTGTTTCGGATTATAAAAAAGGAAAAAAAGCAGCCATCAAATATCTTATTGGTCAAGTCATGGCTGCTACCAGAGGTAGGGCTGACCCAAAAATATTGGAAAAATTATTAAAAAAATTTTTAAAATCATAA
- the tmk gene encoding dTMP kinase, with product MKMKGKFIVFEGQDGSGNSTQSKIISDWLEGMSFPVLLTKEPTSNIIGGLIKGQLSHDWKTSPECLQLLFAADRAHHLEKEIIPALKKGYIVVCDRYLFSSIAYGTASGLSFKWLLEINKNFILPDITFLLKTPPKICLKRIERGRLTIELFEKEKKLSSVWKVYSLIAKKFKNIHIIDGEGSIDSVSKRIKNVLTRHIFLWKKR from the coding sequence ATGAAAATGAAAGGAAAATTTATTGTCTTTGAAGGGCAAGATGGTTCGGGTAATTCAACCCAATCAAAAATTATTTCTGATTGGTTAGAGGGTATGAGTTTTCCTGTTCTTCTTACCAAAGAGCCAACCTCTAATATCATCGGTGGTTTGATTAAGGGACAACTCTCTCATGACTGGAAAACTTCACCAGAATGTCTTCAGCTTCTTTTCGCCGCTGATCGAGCGCATCATTTAGAAAAAGAAATTATTCCCGCTCTCAAAAAAGGATATATTGTCGTCTGCGATCGATATCTTTTTTCTTCCATCGCTTATGGCACCGCCTCTGGTTTATCTTTTAAGTGGTTATTAGAAATTAATAAAAACTTTATTTTACCTGACATTACCTTTTTACTTAAGACACCGCCAAAAATTTGTCTTAAAAGAATAGAAAGGGGGCGGTTGACTATTGAACTTTTTGAGAAAGAAAAAAAACTTTCTTCGGTGTGGAAAGTTTATTCTTTAATTGCAAAAAAATTTAAAAATATTCATATTATTGACGGCGAGGGGAGTATTGATTCTGTTTCAAAAAGAATAAAAAATGTCCTGACTCGCCATATTTTTTTATGGAAAAAAAGGTAA
- a CDS encoding sugar transferase, whose product MKKPDLTFSILLLPLDYLMLILTALTIYWLRFEALVELRPVIFEIHFKTYFGYSLLISLFFLLIFAASGLYSPNPRKEFSKIFLASSSAVMIIILTIFFSRELFSSRFIILAAWLFSILYVYLGRKVFRLVWRKILVKTKIFQKIVCLGSGQLAEDFVKIITQNPSSGYQIVAWLRNPADLDQDFLQKRGEEVDEIILLDPSLSRAERWRLLSLADDFHLPFKYLADPFDAQATNVGVETFFGLPLISIKRTSLEGWGKVAKRIFDLVFSILFLILFFPLFLIISLVIKIDSEGPVFVKLKRVGERGKIFSLLKFRSMIRGAEKMKKNLLPLSERKGPLFKMENDPRITRFGKFLRKTSLDELPQLVNVLKGEMSLVGPRPHEPEEVALYENYQKRLLNIKPGMTGLAQIYGRSNLPFEEEAKIDIYYIENWSIWKDLEIILKTIPLVLSGKGAK is encoded by the coding sequence ATGAAAAAGCCAGACCTGACATTTTCCATTCTCCTTCTGCCACTTGATTACTTAATGTTAATTTTAACAGCCCTGACTATTTATTGGTTACGTTTTGAAGCTTTAGTTGAGTTGCGACCAGTTATTTTTGAAATCCATTTTAAAACTTACTTTGGATATTCGCTTTTAATTTCGCTTTTTTTTCTTCTAATTTTTGCTGCATCCGGACTTTACTCGCCAAATCCAAGAAAAGAGTTTTCTAAAATTTTCCTTGCCTCTTCCTCGGCTGTCATGATAATTATTTTGACAATCTTTTTTTCTCGAGAACTTTTTTCTTCGCGTTTTATTATTTTAGCCGCTTGGTTATTTTCCATTTTGTATGTTTATCTTGGTCGAAAAGTTTTTCGTCTCGTTTGGAGAAAAATTCTCGTCAAAACAAAGATTTTTCAAAAAATTGTTTGTCTTGGTTCCGGCCAGTTAGCTGAAGATTTTGTAAAAATTATCACCCAAAATCCATCGTCGGGTTATCAAATTGTTGCTTGGTTGAGAAATCCGGCTGATTTAGATCAGGACTTTTTACAAAAAAGAGGGGAAGAAGTTGACGAAATTATTCTTCTTGACCCTTCTTTAAGTCGAGCAGAAAGATGGCGTTTATTAAGTTTAGCAGATGATTTTCATCTGCCTTTTAAATATCTGGCTGATCCTTTTGATGCTCAAGCTACCAATGTCGGCGTAGAAACTTTTTTCGGTCTACCATTAATTTCTATTAAAAGAACGTCTTTAGAGGGTTGGGGTAAGGTTGCCAAAAGAATTTTTGATCTTGTTTTTTCCATTCTTTTCTTAATTTTATTTTTCCCCCTGTTTTTAATTATCAGTCTCGTCATTAAGATAGATTCGGAAGGACCAGTTTTTGTTAAATTAAAAAGAGTAGGGGAAAGAGGCAAAATTTTCTCTCTTTTAAAATTTCGCTCAATGATTCGAGGAGCTGAAAAAATGAAAAAAAATCTCCTTCCTCTTTCAGAAAGAAAGGGACCACTCTTTAAGATGGAAAACGACCCGCGGATTACCAGGTTTGGCAAATTTTTAAGAAAAACAAGTCTTGACGAATTACCCCAACTTGTTAATGTCTTAAAAGGTGAAATGAGTTTAGTTGGTCCTCGACCCCATGAACCAGAGGAAGTTGCCTTATACGAAAATTACCAGAAACGGCTTTTGAATATCAAACCTGGCATGACTGGTTTAGCACAAATTTATGGCCGTTCTAATTTACCGTTCGAAGAAGAAGCAAAAATTGATATTTATTACATCGAAAACTGGTCAATTTGGAAAGATTTAGAAATAATTTTAAAAACTATCCCCCTTGTCCTTTCTGGCAAAGGGGCAAAATAA
- a CDS encoding FAD-dependent thymidylate synthase: MNYPRRIYPLENLPPEVKAVTFAKCSRLPLPFDQIAQELTEEKSSQFHEKWVLGFGHSSIAEHAVLSLAIENVSILATKAIEDTRLASFTEKSTRYQVFERDKFYRPKRILNSEFKNLYEKTCQKLIDCYLNLYEKIREKIKMELSSFSEMELKTKTCDIVRFILPTATLTNLGMTINARSLAHLIKKLLSSPLEEFQEIGQELKSAGLKIVPTLLKYTEVNSYLIQTSKNLARLTKKILKQKPQRSHYQSVELVEYDKNAEEKIITALLYRFSNLSYQEIKKKVKKMSRGEKEKIFSEAMRKRGFHDQPLRELEHTYYTFDLLLDYGAFRDLQRHRICTQTNQKLTTDYGYSLPIEIEKYGFKQEYEKTMKEAGEAFKKISKKFPEEASYLLPLAFRKRFLLTLNLRELYHLIPLRSSSKAHSSYRQIAQQMYQEVKRVHPQLIKFIKISN, translated from the coding sequence ATGAACTATCCTCGTCGCATTTATCCCTTAGAAAACTTACCGCCAGAAGTCAAGGCGGTAACTTTTGCTAAGTGTAGTCGCTTACCCTTGCCATTTGATCAAATTGCTCAAGAATTAACAGAAGAAAAATCTTCGCAGTTTCATGAAAAATGGGTTTTAGGTTTTGGTCATTCCTCAATTGCCGAGCACGCGGTTTTATCTTTAGCCATTGAAAACGTCTCTATTTTGGCGACTAAAGCTATAGAAGACACACGTTTAGCTTCTTTTACAGAAAAGTCAACTCGTTATCAGGTTTTTGAAAGAGATAAATTTTATCGACCAAAAAGAATTCTTAACTCAGAATTTAAAAATTTATACGAAAAGACATGTCAAAAACTCATTGATTGCTATCTCAATCTTTATGAAAAAATTAGGGAGAAAATAAAGATGGAACTTTCTTCTTTTTCAGAAATGGAGTTAAAAACGAAGACTTGTGATATTGTCCGTTTCATCTTGCCGACCGCCACTTTAACTAATCTAGGTATGACCATTAATGCTCGTTCTTTGGCACATTTAATTAAAAAACTCCTTTCTTCGCCTTTAGAAGAATTTCAGGAGATTGGTCAGGAATTGAAAAGCGCTGGTTTAAAAATTGTTCCCACTCTTTTAAAATATACTGAGGTTAATTCATATTTGATACAAACTTCAAAAAATTTAGCAAGACTAACTAAAAAAATATTAAAACAAAAGCCTCAACGCAGTCACTATCAGTCAGTTGAACTGGTTGAATATGACAAAAATGCTGAAGAAAAAATTATCACCGCTCTTTTATATCGATTCTCTAATTTATCCTATCAAGAAATAAAAAAGAAAGTAAAAAAAATGAGTCGAGGGGAAAAAGAAAAAATTTTTAGTGAAGCAATGAGAAAAAGAGGTTTTCATGATCAACCTTTAAGAGAATTAGAGCATACTTATTACACCTTCGACCTTTTGTTAGACTACGGCGCCTTTCGTGATCTACAAAGACATCGCATTTGTACCCAAACTAATCAGAAATTAACCACTGATTATGGATACAGTCTGCCCATCGAGATTGAAAAATATGGTTTTAAACAAGAATACGAAAAGACAATGAAAGAAGCAGGTGAGGCCTTCAAAAAGATTTCAAAAAAATTTCCTGAAGAAGCATCCTATCTTCTTCCTTTGGCTTTTCGCAAAAGGTTTTTACTCACTTTAAATCTCCGCGAACTTTATCATCTAATTCCTCTCCGTTCATCATCAAAGGCTCATTCCTCTTACCGTCAAATTGCTCAACAGATGTATCAAGAAGTCAAAAGGGTTCATCCTCAACTGATTAAATTTATCAAAATATCAAATTAA